The following are encoded together in the Arcobacter aquimarinus genome:
- a CDS encoding LapD/MoxY N-terminal periplasmic domain-containing protein, with the protein MSLYRQVFIVLLFVFTILFILITAVSFNIIKNSAEKSLYENVQNSVTNLSLSITNSGTEISSIKTVINASFDNGNYEKIIFKDVEENIIYELKKETYSGQTNIPQWFLKLVNIDEISAKSVISSGWNVMGIIEIYNDRTLFFEQTYKIFKNLIFTLLISFIFLLVILFYLFNFILKPLKTIEKQAQLVMKNEFILEKKLPFTSEFKALTLSINSMVNKFEKMFENTNNVLKLNKELLYFDEITKLNNRKYFLLKVNDYLDRNNPNNKGYIIVFSLKMEIINKTFGYIKTNEILYNLATLFKNDFENNSNLIARMNGSEFVILIPNIDENNIKSLIENFLSKVYELEDLKEKINLGVCKYDNEESLKNLLIKIDYVISQAKLHTEKKFYFLEDIEKYKSKEEWITIINDSLKNDSFILLYKEIIDINSNEILLKTVDFELSYKEDNFSNKGFIASLVELNKLNEVYFHIINKILKNKESQEKLSIQLPHFLVEDLNNYSDFKTILENNKNKNNFIFEIEEEAFNQNFSNSLMYIKLFKEYNFQFAIYNFIANSDDYSYLKELKPSYIKVSDYFLLESKQSLNMLKILTQSLDIKLIAVTTEKDFDKKLLKEQGINAISNK; encoded by the coding sequence ATGAGTTTATATAGACAAGTTTTTATAGTTTTATTATTTGTTTTTACAATATTGTTTATTTTAATTACAGCAGTTAGTTTTAATATTATAAAAAATTCTGCAGAAAAATCTCTATATGAAAATGTTCAAAATAGTGTAACAAATCTTAGTTTATCTATTACAAATTCAGGAACTGAAATAAGCTCTATAAAAACTGTTATAAATGCAAGTTTTGATAACGGAAATTATGAAAAAATCATTTTTAAGGATGTTGAAGAAAATATTATTTATGAATTAAAAAAAGAGACTTATTCAGGACAAACCAATATACCACAATGGTTTTTAAAATTAGTAAATATAGATGAAATAAGTGCTAAATCTGTTATTTCAAGTGGCTGGAATGTTATGGGGATTATTGAAATTTATAATGATAGAACACTATTTTTTGAGCAAACTTATAAAATATTTAAAAATCTTATTTTTACATTGCTTATTAGTTTTATTTTTTTATTAGTAATTTTATTTTATCTATTTAATTTTATTTTAAAACCTTTAAAAACTATAGAAAAACAAGCTCAATTAGTAATGAAAAATGAATTTATTTTAGAAAAAAAACTTCCTTTTACTTCTGAGTTTAAAGCATTGACTTTAAGCATAAATAGTATGGTAAATAAGTTTGAAAAAATGTTTGAAAATACAAATAATGTTTTGAAACTGAATAAAGAATTATTATATTTTGATGAAATAACAAAACTAAACAATAGAAAGTATTTTTTATTAAAAGTAAATGATTATTTAGATAGAAATAATCCTAATAATAAGGGATATATTATAGTTTTTTCTTTAAAAATGGAGATTATTAACAAAACTTTTGGATATATAAAAACAAATGAAATTCTATATAACTTAGCAACATTATTTAAAAATGATTTTGAAAATAATTCAAACCTAATAGCAAGAATGAATGGTTCTGAATTTGTAATTTTAATTCCAAATATAGATGAAAATAATATTAAAAGTTTGATAGAGAATTTTTTATCTAAAGTTTATGAACTTGAAGATTTAAAAGAAAAAATAAATTTAGGAGTATGTAAATATGATAATGAAGAAAGCCTAAAAAATTTACTTATCAAAATTGATTATGTAATTTCCCAAGCAAAACTTCATACAGAAAAGAAGTTTTATTTTTTAGAAGATATAGAAAAATACAAATCAAAAGAAGAGTGGATAACTATTATAAATGATTCTTTAAAAAATGATTCATTTATTTTATTATATAAAGAGATAATTGACATAAATTCAAATGAAATTTTATTAAAAACTGTAGATTTTGAATTAAGTTATAAAGAAGATAATTTTTCTAATAAAGGCTTTATAGCATCTTTAGTTGAACTTAATAAATTAAATGAAGTTTATTTTCATATAATAAATAAAATTCTAAAGAATAAAGAATCACAAGAAAAATTATCTATTCAATTACCACATTTTTTAGTTGAAGATTTAAATAACTATTCAGATTTTAAGACTATTTTAGAAAACAACAAAAATAAAAATAATTTTATATTTGAAATAGAAGAAGAAGCATTTAATCAAAATTTTTCAAATTCTTTGATGTATATAAAGTTGTTTAAAGAATATAATTTTCAATTTGCTATTTATAATTTTATTGCAAATAGTGATGATTATTCATATCTAAAAGAATTGAAACCATCTTATATAAAAGTTTCAGATTACTTTTTATTAGAATCAAAACAGAGTTTAAATATGTTAAAAATATTAACTCAATCATTGGATATAAAACTTATTGCAGTAACTACTGAAAAAGATTTTGATAAAAAACTATTAAAAGAACAAGGAATAAATGCTATTAGTAATAAATAA
- a CDS encoding HD domain-containing phosphohydrolase: protein MNFIKILGASGSKAKNQNTTSFQIFKDIIIDAGNVLNSLGNEAKDINHIFLTHSHADHITDLPFIIETFFEERKTPLTIYALEETIEVLKTYSFNNVIWPDFTKIKLLNSNENSLILKKIKLNEIISIGEYQIKPIEANHIAGSCGFVITKNHQSFIISGDTYLNPIIWEEINNNKTIKCLIIECSFPDKFDELAKVSKHLTPNLIAKELKNLKRKDISIFFYHLKPNYEKELLKDIKKHKLLNYKGKILKEGDVIHIDTGNIENTLLSESKFEEIMKINLAFSSEHNKEKLLENILNLTRKLTNADAGTLYIKSKDEKTLQFKVVQNDSLNIFMGGTKEKLNWNDLPIFLEDGSLNNKMVAVVCANEKRIINISDVYKTTKYKFEGTKQFDKKTSYRSKSMLVIPLINHENEVIGVLQLINKIKNQEIVSFDKFDEKIIISLASQAAMALTNMYLINSLEDFINAFVATIAKAIDAKSPYTKDHIAKVEKIALLLAKAINDDETIYKDVKYTQNDYKQIALAAWMHDIGKISMPEHVIDKATKLEKIFDRIHLVEQRFELIKKDKEIEYLKQLISKDEFENSIKQLNENIDFIKKTNLGGEFMLDEDIEKLENISKQTYVKNGESLPLLTQDELYNLSIKKGTLTKEEIDIIKNHAQLSLDMISELPFPKKYKDVLNIACNHHEKLNGLGYPRGLSDSQISLEDRIMILADIFEALTASTRPYKEAMKLSTVENILTTMTKRGELDKNLVDFFFNHDIFKKYSKEELKDYQLDL from the coding sequence ATGAATTTTATAAAGATTTTAGGTGCTAGTGGAAGTAAAGCAAAAAATCAAAATACAACTTCTTTTCAAATATTCAAAGATATTATAATTGATGCGGGAAATGTTTTAAACTCTTTAGGAAATGAAGCAAAAGATATCAATCATATTTTTTTAACCCATTCCCATGCTGACCATATAACTGATTTACCTTTTATAATTGAAACTTTTTTTGAAGAAAGAAAAACTCCACTTACGATATATGCACTTGAAGAGACTATTGAAGTATTAAAAACCTACTCTTTTAATAACGTAATTTGGCCTGACTTTACAAAAATAAAACTTTTAAATAGCAATGAAAACTCATTAATTTTGAAAAAAATAAAATTAAATGAGATTATAAGTATTGGAGAATATCAGATAAAACCAATAGAAGCAAATCATATAGCTGGTTCATGTGGTTTTGTAATTACAAAAAATCATCAAAGTTTTATAATAAGTGGAGATACCTATCTAAATCCAATTATTTGGGAAGAGATAAACAATAACAAAACTATAAAGTGTCTAATTATTGAGTGTTCATTTCCTGATAAATTTGATGAGTTAGCTAAAGTTTCAAAACATTTAACTCCAAATTTGATAGCAAAAGAGTTAAAAAATCTAAAAAGAAAAGATATCTCTATATTTTTCTATCATTTAAAGCCAAATTATGAAAAAGAATTGCTAAAAGATATAAAAAAACATAAACTTCTAAACTATAAAGGAAAGATTTTAAAAGAAGGAGATGTTATTCATATTGATACAGGAAATATTGAAAATACTCTTTTAAGTGAAAGTAAATTTGAAGAGATTATGAAAATAAATCTAGCATTTTCTTCAGAACACAATAAAGAAAAACTACTTGAAAATATTTTAAATCTAACAAGAAAATTAACAAATGCTGATGCTGGAACTTTATATATAAAATCAAAAGATGAAAAAACTTTACAATTCAAAGTTGTTCAAAATGATAGTTTAAATATTTTTATGGGTGGAACTAAAGAAAAACTCAATTGGAATGACTTACCAATTTTTTTGGAAGATGGTTCACTAAACAATAAAATGGTTGCAGTAGTTTGTGCTAATGAAAAAAGAATAATAAATATTTCAGATGTTTATAAAACAACAAAATATAAATTTGAAGGAACAAAACAGTTCGATAAAAAAACCTCTTATCGTTCAAAATCAATGCTTGTAATACCACTTATAAATCATGAAAACGAAGTTATAGGAGTTTTACAACTAATAAACAAAATAAAAAATCAAGAGATTGTAAGTTTTGATAAATTTGATGAAAAGATAATAATCTCTTTAGCTTCACAAGCTGCAATGGCTCTTACAAATATGTATTTAATAAATAGTTTAGAAGACTTTATAAATGCGTTTGTAGCAACTATTGCAAAAGCTATTGATGCAAAATCTCCTTACACAAAAGACCATATAGCAAAAGTTGAAAAAATAGCTTTGCTTTTAGCAAAAGCGATAAATGATGATGAAACAATTTATAAAGATGTAAAATATACTCAAAATGATTATAAACAAATAGCTCTTGCTGCATGGATGCATGATATTGGGAAAATTTCAATGCCAGAACATGTAATAGATAAAGCAACTAAATTAGAAAAAATATTTGACAGAATTCATCTAGTAGAACAAAGATTTGAATTAATAAAAAAAGATAAAGAGATAGAGTATTTAAAACAACTTATTAGTAAAGATGAGTTTGAAAATAGTATAAAACAGCTGAATGAAAATATAGATTTTATCAAAAAAACAAATCTTGGAGGAGAGTTTATGCTTGATGAAGATATAGAAAAACTTGAAAATATTTCTAAACAAACTTATGTTAAAAATGGTGAATCACTTCCTTTATTAACTCAAGATGAACTATATAATTTATCGATTAAAAAAGGAACTCTTACAAAAGAAGAAATTGATATCATAAAAAATCATGCCCAATTATCTCTTGATATGATTTCAGAATTACCTTTTCCAAAAAAATATAAAGATGTATTAAATATTGCTTGTAATCACCATGAAAAACTAAATGGTTTAGGTTATCCAAGAGGTTTAAGTGATTCACAAATCAGTTTAGAAGATAGAATTATGATTTTAGCTGATATTTTTGAAGCTTTAACAGCTTCAACAAGACCATATAAAGAAGCTATGAAATTATCAACTGTTGAAAATATTTTAACAACAATGACAAAAAGAGGAGAATTAGATAAGAATTTAGTTGATTTTTTCTTTAACCATGACATTTTCAAAAAGTACTCAAAAGAAGAATTAAAAGATTATCAATTAGATTTATAA
- a CDS encoding cation diffusion facilitator family transporter, producing the protein MTLQKKATVVSSSVAAVLTLIKLVIGIASGSVAVLASAIDSILDMFVSIFNYFAISNSEKPADKTFNYGRGKIEALASVIEGTIITISGLYLLYEAVNKAINGEVSKYLDISIYVMIISLVITISLVAYLNNIAKKTNSMVIKADALHYKTDVFSNLAVLSSLLLVSFTGYEIIDVFVGGGIALYIIYSAYELIRDGVLVLLDRAVDEEIVSKIKEIIKDNKRVNTYHLLKTREAGHQTFVEVHLVFDCIITLMEAHKASDSIENKIKKLDNKRDWIINIHMDPYDDFKINDLNH; encoded by the coding sequence ATGACTCTTCAAAAAAAAGCTACCGTTGTTTCTTCTAGTGTTGCAGCGGTACTTACACTCATTAAACTTGTAATTGGAATAGCAAGTGGTTCAGTAGCTGTTTTAGCATCAGCTATTGACTCTATTTTAGATATGTTTGTGTCTATTTTTAACTACTTTGCTATTTCAAATTCTGAAAAACCAGCTGATAAAACCTTTAATTACGGAAGAGGAAAGATTGAAGCTTTAGCTTCAGTTATTGAAGGAACTATTATTACTATTTCAGGGCTTTATTTACTTTATGAAGCAGTAAATAAAGCGATAAATGGTGAAGTTTCAAAATATCTTGATATCTCTATTTATGTAATGATTATCTCTTTAGTTATAACTATTTCTTTAGTTGCTTATTTAAACAATATTGCTAAGAAAACAAACTCTATGGTTATAAAAGCTGATGCACTTCACTATAAAACAGATGTTTTTAGTAATTTAGCAGTATTAAGTTCATTATTACTTGTAAGTTTTACAGGTTATGAAATAATTGATGTTTTCGTTGGTGGGGGAATTGCTTTATATATCATATATTCAGCTTATGAACTTATTCGTGATGGAGTATTAGTTTTACTTGATAGAGCTGTGGATGAAGAGATTGTTTCAAAAATAAAAGAAATAATAAAAGATAATAAAAGAGTAAATACTTACCATTTATTAAAAACAAGAGAAGCAGGTCATCAAACATTTGTAGAAGTACACTTAGTATTTGATTGTATTATTACACTTATGGAAGCACATAAAGCAAGTGATTCAATAGAAAATAAGATAAAAAAACTGGACAATAAAAGAGATTGGATTATAAATATTCATATGGATCCATACGATGATTTTAAAATTAATGATTTAAATCATTAA
- a CDS encoding pyridoxal phosphate-dependent aminotransferase, translating to MKIANRMENLSPSVTMAITALARELKAQGKDILSFSAGEPDFDTPVIVKEAAIKAINEGQTKYTAVEGIIATKQAIINKLKKDHGLEYKLDGIVISNGAKHSLFNLFQVLVEDGDEVIIPAPYWVTYPEQVKYSGGVPVFIETNDSTEFKITPEQLKAAITPKTKILLLNTPSNPTGSVYSREELLALGEVLKGTDIIVFSDEMYEKIMYNGKKFTAAAQVSEDMYKRTVTINGLSKAVAMTGWRFGYIATCDAALAKALTKLQGQVTSNINTMTQYAAIPALEGDADETIEMMRVEFEKRKNYAVAAFNDIKGLSSIDPDGAFYLFINIQEVTNDSMKFCAELLEQKGVALVPGLAFGTEGYVRFSFATDLATIQEGIKRIKEFVENK from the coding sequence ATGAAAATTGCAAACAGAATGGAGAATTTGTCTCCATCGGTTACTATGGCAATCACTGCCCTAGCAAGAGAGCTTAAAGCTCAAGGTAAAGATATACTAAGTTTTAGTGCAGGTGAGCCTGACTTTGACACTCCTGTAATCGTTAAAGAAGCGGCTATAAAGGCTATTAATGAAGGTCAAACAAAATATACAGCAGTAGAAGGTATTATCGCTACCAAGCAAGCAATTATTAACAAATTAAAAAAAGACCACGGTTTAGAATATAAACTTGATGGTATCGTAATTAGCAATGGTGCAAAACACTCATTATTTAACTTATTCCAAGTTCTTGTTGAAGATGGAGATGAAGTAATTATCCCAGCACCTTACTGGGTAACATATCCAGAACAAGTTAAATATTCAGGTGGAGTTCCTGTATTTATTGAAACAAATGATTCAACTGAATTCAAAATTACGCCAGAGCAGTTAAAAGCAGCAATTACACCAAAAACAAAAATTTTATTATTAAATACTCCTTCTAATCCAACAGGTTCAGTTTATTCAAGAGAAGAACTTTTAGCTTTAGGTGAAGTTTTAAAAGGTACAGATATTATCGTATTCTCAGATGAAATGTATGAAAAAATTATGTACAACGGTAAAAAATTTACAGCTGCTGCACAAGTATCTGAAGATATGTATAAAAGAACTGTAACTATCAATGGATTAAGTAAAGCTGTTGCTATGACTGGATGGAGATTTGGATATATTGCAACTTGTGATGCAGCACTTGCAAAAGCTTTAACTAAACTTCAAGGTCAAGTTACTTCAAATATCAACACAATGACTCAATATGCAGCAATTCCTGCACTTGAAGGTGATGCTGATGAAACTATTGAGATGATGAGAGTTGAATTTGAAAAAAGAAAAAATTACGCTGTTGCAGCATTTAATGATATTAAAGGTTTATCAAGTATAGATCCTGATGGTGCATTTTATCTATTTATCAACATTCAAGAAGTTACAAATGACTCTATGAAATTCTGCGCTGAGTTATTAGAGCAAAAAGGTGTTGCTTTAGTTCCAGGACTTGCTTTTGGAACTGAAGGTTATGTAAGATTCTCTTTTGCTACTGATTTAGCAACAATTCAAGAGGGAATCAAAAGAATAAAAGAGTTTGTAGAAAATAAATAA
- a CDS encoding M48 family metallopeptidase, producing MSFQIEIEEKIITVELKNRKNIKHCYLRILKENLIEIKANRYFTLYDAKKLIEKKSEWIKSSIKKLSKNSLNEDEFLYLGEIKKLEDFNIKNLDIFYKKEIQKILPSKVEELSKKMQLFPTSISFRKNKRTWGSCNYKNGLNFNILLMKFPIEVMEYVIIHELAHIKHKNHSKDFWNLVEVYCPNYKEVEKRFKNSL from the coding sequence TTGAGTTTTCAAATAGAAATCGAAGAAAAAATCATAACAGTAGAATTAAAAAATAGAAAGAATATAAAACATTGTTATTTGCGTATTTTAAAAGAGAATTTGATAGAAATAAAAGCAAATAGATATTTTACTCTTTATGATGCAAAAAAATTGATTGAAAAAAAGTCTGAATGGATAAAATCTTCGATAAAAAAATTATCAAAAAATAGCCTGAATGAAGATGAATTTTTATATTTGGGTGAAATTAAAAAATTAGAAGATTTTAATATAAAAAATTTAGATATTTTTTATAAAAAAGAGATTCAAAAAATATTACCTTCAAAAGTAGAAGAATTATCAAAAAAAATGCAACTTTTCCCAACTTCTATAAGTTTTAGAAAAAACAAAAGAACTTGGGGTTCTTGTAACTATAAAAATGGTTTAAATTTTAATATTTTACTTATGAAATTTCCTATTGAAGTAATGGAATATGTGATAATTCATGAGTTAGCTCATATAAAACATAAAAATCACTCAAAAGATTTTTGGAATTTAGTTGAAGTTTATTGCCCAAATTATAAAGAAGTAGAGAAAAGATTTAAGAATTCTTTATAA
- a CDS encoding DUF721 domain-containing protein has protein sequence MIIKFIDALPLKLKKGVKFGYVKNQTLYFVLTHPVYKMEFEYNKADIKSLLKNFKIANVEDIAFFVTNVIEKKEEKKEEKPLYIERSYGIFENKAKDEKIFKKFEKIREIIKNS, from the coding sequence TTGATAATAAAGTTTATTGATGCTCTTCCTTTGAAATTAAAAAAAGGCGTAAAATTTGGGTATGTAAAAAACCAAACCCTCTATTTTGTATTAACCCATCCTGTTTATAAAATGGAGTTTGAGTATAACAAAGCAGATATAAAATCATTATTAAAAAATTTCAAGATAGCAAATGTTGAAGATATAGCTTTTTTTGTAACTAACGTAATAGAGAAAAAAGAGGAAAAAAAAGAGGAAAAACCTTTATATATTGAACGTTCTTATGGAATATTTGAAAATAAAGCGAAAGATGAAAAAATTTTTAAAAAATTTGAAAAAATAAGAGAAATTATAAAGAATTCTTAA
- a CDS encoding L-aspartate oxidase, producing the protein MKVYDYVIIGTGIAGLNAARLIPKDKRVLILCKMSTWNCNTFWAQGGIASAVDENDIPLHIKDTLEAGVNYNDIEAVELLSKKSISTIKNLIDSGMKFDLNEEGKLAYTKEAAHSRNRILHADGDATGRMMHIFLLENCIHEIVTQAVVCDLLIKDDICYGVQYFTSETEQKVAYAHNTIIASGGVGSIYRYHTNSTANAGEVQGIIAEKKLPLKDMEMMQFHPTVVRGTSFARKPLLSEALRGEGAYIVDENGYRFLFDYHKDGELAPRDVVSRSIFDYNKKTSLGVYLSFSTFEKNAFRKRFPNIYANLKELGYDLPFERVPISPAFHYSMGGVETTLDAKVKGMKNLYAIGEVACTGVHGANRLASNSLLEGLVFSQIAVEKSLEENFKIDFKEYDKPIIDYIRNKEIDKDLKDSLREIMWTYASIVRELKTLEESLKTIEEYLKKDVGRLLYLRLLTAKSILTAALNRKKSLGAHYIKED; encoded by the coding sequence ATGAAAGTTTATGATTATGTAATAATTGGAACAGGAATTGCAGGACTTAATGCAGCAAGATTGATTCCAAAAGATAAAAGAGTTTTAATTCTTTGTAAAATGTCAACTTGGAATTGTAACACTTTTTGGGCACAAGGTGGAATAGCAAGTGCTGTTGATGAAAATGATATTCCTTTACACATAAAAGATACTTTAGAAGCAGGTGTTAATTACAATGATATTGAAGCAGTTGAACTTCTAAGTAAAAAATCAATTTCTACTATAAAAAATCTTATTGATTCTGGAATGAAATTTGATTTAAATGAAGAGGGAAAATTAGCTTATACAAAAGAAGCAGCACATAGTAGAAATAGGATTTTACACGCAGATGGTGATGCAACTGGAAGAATGATGCATATCTTTTTACTCGAAAATTGTATTCACGAGATTGTAACTCAAGCTGTGGTTTGTGATTTACTGATAAAAGATGATATTTGCTATGGTGTTCAGTATTTTACAAGTGAAACAGAGCAAAAAGTAGCTTATGCTCATAATACAATTATTGCAAGTGGTGGTGTTGGTTCTATTTATAGATATCATACTAATTCAACAGCAAATGCAGGAGAAGTTCAAGGAATAATTGCAGAAAAAAAACTTCCTTTAAAAGATATGGAAATGATGCAATTTCATCCAACAGTTGTACGAGGAACATCATTTGCTAGAAAACCATTATTGAGTGAAGCTTTAAGGGGTGAGGGTGCTTATATAGTGGATGAAAATGGTTATAGATTTTTATTTGATTATCACAAAGATGGTGAATTAGCTCCAAGAGATGTTGTTAGTAGGTCTATTTTTGATTACAATAAAAAAACTTCTTTAGGTGTTTATTTATCTTTTAGTACATTTGAAAAAAATGCTTTTAGGAAGAGATTTCCAAATATTTATGCAAATTTAAAAGAGTTAGGTTATGACCTTCCTTTTGAAAGAGTTCCTATTAGTCCTGCTTTTCACTACTCTATGGGTGGAGTAGAAACAACTTTAGATGCAAAAGTAAAAGGAATGAAAAATCTTTATGCAATAGGTGAAGTAGCTTGTACAGGTGTTCATGGTGCAAATAGATTAGCTTCTAACTCTTTACTTGAAGGTTTGGTTTTTTCTCAAATTGCTGTAGAAAAATCACTAGAAGAGAATTTTAAAATAGATTTTAAAGAGTATGATAAACCAATTATTGATTACATTAGAAATAAAGAGATAGATAAAGATTTAAAAGATAGTTTAAGAGAAATTATGTGGACTTATGCATCAATTGTAAGAGAGTTAAAAACTTTAGAAGAATCATTAAAAACAATAGAAGAGTATTTAAAAAAAGATGTTGGAAGACTACTTTATTTAAGACTTTTAACTGCAAAATCAATTTTAACAGCAGCATTAAATAGAAAAAAATCTTTAGGTGCTCACTATATAAAAGAAGATTAA
- the guaA gene encoding glutamine-hydrolyzing GMP synthase: protein MKHVPIVVLDFGSQYTQIIARKLREAGVYSEIVPYSESIEDIMARTPKGIILSGGPASVYSDDAYHPDTTIFELGLPILGICYGMQLISQHFGGSVIPANHHEYGKAKLKFEVENPIFKDTQDGQIVWMSHGDRVENIPSGFEKIATSENSPFAAIANTDRNIYAFQFHPEVYHSVEGSKLLKNFAKHICGCDSTWNMGSFAKEQIKRIQEQVGNKKVLCGVSGGVDSSVVATLLAEAIGENVIPVFVDNGLLRANEREQVESMFKARGVKLITVDASEEFLTKLAGVTDPETKRKIIGETFIEVFDKEAKKHQGIEFLAQGTLYTDVIESVSVKGPSKTIKSHHNVGGLPDWMKFELVEPLREIFKDEVRALGLELGLPSSMIGRHPFPGPGLAIRIMGDVNKPDLELLRKADTIMLDVLHATGYYDKTWQAFTVLLNVKSVGVMGDNRTYDNTVCVRIVEATDGMTATFAHIPHDILETISRRIINEVDGINRVVYDISSKPPATIEWE, encoded by the coding sequence ATGAAACATGTACCAATCGTAGTACTAGATTTTGGTAGTCAATATACTCAAATCATTGCTAGAAAATTAAGAGAAGCAGGAGTTTATTCTGAAATAGTTCCGTATAGTGAATCTATTGAAGATATTATGGCAAGAACGCCAAAGGGTATTATTTTATCAGGTGGACCTGCGTCTGTTTATTCTGATGATGCGTATCACCCTGATACTACAATTTTTGAATTAGGTTTACCAATTTTAGGTATTTGTTACGGAATGCAGTTAATTTCTCAACATTTTGGTGGAAGTGTAATTCCTGCAAATCATCATGAATATGGAAAAGCTAAACTTAAATTTGAAGTTGAAAATCCAATCTTTAAAGATACACAAGATGGTCAAATCGTTTGGATGAGTCATGGTGATAGAGTTGAAAATATTCCTTCTGGATTTGAGAAAATTGCTACAAGTGAAAACTCTCCATTTGCAGCTATTGCAAATACTGATAGAAATATCTATGCATTCCAATTTCACCCAGAAGTTTATCACTCAGTTGAGGGAAGCAAATTATTAAAAAACTTTGCAAAACATATTTGTGGTTGTGATTCTACTTGGAATATGGGTTCATTTGCTAAAGAGCAAATCAAAAGAATTCAAGAGCAAGTTGGAAATAAAAAAGTTCTTTGTGGAGTTTCAGGAGGAGTTGATTCTTCTGTTGTAGCAACACTTTTAGCTGAAGCAATTGGTGAAAATGTAATTCCAGTATTTGTTGATAATGGATTATTAAGAGCAAATGAGAGAGAACAAGTTGAATCAATGTTCAAAGCAAGAGGTGTAAAATTAATCACTGTTGATGCAAGTGAAGAGTTTTTAACTAAATTAGCAGGTGTTACAGACCCTGAAACAAAAAGAAAAATCATTGGTGAAACATTTATCGAAGTATTTGATAAAGAAGCAAAAAAACACCAAGGTATTGAGTTTTTAGCACAAGGTACACTTTATACAGACGTTATTGAATCAGTTTCTGTAAAAGGTCCTAGTAAAACTATAAAATCTCACCACAATGTTGGTGGATTACCTGATTGGATGAAATTTGAATTAGTTGAGCCTTTAAGAGAAATCTTTAAAGATGAAGTTAGAGCTTTAGGATTAGAACTTGGACTTCCTTCATCAATGATAGGAAGACATCCATTCCCTGGACCTGGACTTGCTATTAGAATCATGGGAGATGTAAATAAACCTGATTTAGAGTTATTAAGAAAAGCTGATACTATCATGTTAGATGTGTTACATGCAACTGGATATTATGACAAAACTTGGCAAGCATTTACAGTATTATTAAATGTAAAATCTGTTGGAGTTATGGGTGATAACAGAACTTATGACAATACTGTTTGTGTTAGAATCGTAGAAGCAACAGATGGTATGACTGCAACATTTGCACATATTCCACATGATATTTTAGAAACTATCTCTAGAAGAATCATCAACGAAGTTGATGGAATCAATAGAGTAGTTTATGATATAAGCTCAAAACCACCAGCAACTATTGAGTGGGAATAA
- a CDS encoding HNH endonuclease produces the protein MANNWNIPSSLEQEIRQRDKVCVYCGVEFTSVKVSKKTTASWEHIINDAKIITRENIALCCCACNASKGQKKLSIWLQSKYCKDKNITPENVAQVIKDAIKNGQ, from the coding sequence ATGGCAAATAATTGGAATATCCCTTCTTCTTTAGAACAAGAAATTAGACAAAGAGATAAAGTTTGTGTTTATTGCGGTGTAGAATTTACTTCTGTAAAAGTTTCTAAAAAAACTACTGCTAGTTGGGAACATATAATCAATGATGCTAAAATTATAACAAGAGAAAATATAGCTTTATGTTGTTGTGCTTGTAATGCAAGTAAAGGGCAAAAAAAACTCTCTATTTGGCTTCAATCAAAATATTGTAAAGATAAAAATATCACTCCTGAAAATGTAGCCCAAGTTATAAAAGATGCTATAAAAAATGGGCAATAA